The sequence CTGAGGGTCTTTTGTGGAAACCAGGAGGTGTGAGTGGGGCTTGGTTTGtctaggtcattttttttttctttttctcagcctCTACATTAATGACAcgtttctaggctgggcacaatagctcacgcctataattccagcactttgggaggctgaggcaggaggatctcttgagcccaagagttcaagaccagcctgggcaacacagcaagcctcgtctctataaaaataaaaaaattacccgaGCATGGGGATGTACACTTCTAGTCCCGGGTACTTGGGAggataaggtgggaggatggcctgagcccaggaggtcgaggctgcagtgagccatgatcaggccactgcattccagcctggggaacaggaaaaaaaaggcagaggacaCAGATCTtggttttttggtatttttgttttgtttttgtttgtttgttttttgagacggagttttgctcttgttgcccaggctagagtgcaatggtgcgatctcggctcaccgcaacctccgcctcccgggttcaagcgattctcctgcctcagcctcccgagtagctgggattacaggcatgcgccaccacgcacggctaattttgtatttttagtaaagacggggtttctccgtgttggtcacaatggtcttaaactcccgacctcaggtgatccgcccgcctcggcctcccaaagtgctgagattacaggcgcgaaccaccgcgcctggccatatcttggtctttttttttttttttttgagatggagtctccctctgccgcccaggctggagtgcagtggcaagatctcggctcactgcaagctccgcctcccaggttcacgccattctcctgcctcagcctcccgagtagctgggactacaggcacccaccaccacgctcggctaattttttgtatttttggtagagacggggtttcaccgtgttagccaggatggtctccatcgcctgacctcgtgatccgcccgcctcggcctcccaaagtgctggaattacaggcatgagccaccgcgcccggcccatatctTGGTCTTTAATGTGCAGAGACAGGTCTTTGGAATAGAGACACCCAGCCAGTCTGAAGTCTTCTTCCTCTGGGGTGCAGCCATGTGGCTGTTAGGAGATTAAGCATAGGCCCCCACGGACATTTGGGGAACCCCTAAAGTACAGACCAGACAGGCAGTGGGGTCAGGTTATGGATCTGTCGCCTTCATGCCAAGCCCTCCACACCCCCGCAGGTCCCACACCGGCGAGCGCCCCTTCCTCTGCTCCGAGTGCGGGAAGAGCTTCTCCCGCTCATCCTCGCTCACGTGCCACCAGCGCATCCACGCGGCACAGAAGCCCTACCGCTGCCCGGCCTGCGGCAAGGGCTTCACACAGCTCAGTTCCTACCAGAGCCACGAGCGCACGCACTCGGGGGAGAAGCCCTTCCTGTGCCCGCGCTGCGGCCGCATGTTCTCCGACCCCTCGAGCTTCCGTCGCCACCAGCGCGCGCATGAGGGGGTGAAGCCGTACCACTGCGAGAAGTGTGGCAAGGACTTCCGGCAGCCAGCGGACCTGGCCATGCACCGGCGTGTGCACACGGGCGACCGGCCGTTCAAGTGCCTGCAGTGTGACAAGACGTTCGTGGCGTCCTGGGACCTCAAGCGGCACACGCTGGTGCACTCTGGCCAGCGGCCCTTCCGCTGTGAGGAGTGCGGGCGAGCCTTCGCCGAGCGTGCCAGCCTCACGAAGCACAGCCGGGTGCACTCGGGGGAGCGCCCCTTCCACTGTAACGCGTGTGGGAAATCCTTTGTGGTGTCGTCGAGCCTGAGGAAGCACGAGCGGACCCATCGAAGCAGTGAGGCCGCGGGGGTGCCCCCTGCACAGGAGCTGGTGGTGGGGTTGGCGCTGCCTGTGGGCGTGGCAGGTGAGAGTTCAGCCGCCCCGGCAGCAGGGGCGGGGCTAGGGGACCCTCCAGCAGGGCTGCTAGGGCTGCCCCCGGAGTCAGGTGGTGTGATGGCCACACAGTGGCAGGTGGTGGGCATGACGGTGGAGCATGTGGAATGCCAAGATGCTGGTGTCCGGGAGGCTCCGGGTCCCTTGGAAGGGGCAGGCGAGGCGGGGGGTGAGGAGGCTGACGAGAAGCCCCCCCAGTTTGTGTGCCGAGAGTGCAAGGAGACCTTCTCCACAATGACGCTGCTGCGTCGGCACGAGCGCTCACACCCGGAGCTCCGGCCCTTCCCCTGCACCCAGTGCGGCAAAAGCTTCTCTGACCGGGCTGGGCTGCGCAAACACAGCCGCACTCACAGCTCAGTACGCCCCTACACCTGCCCCCATTGTCCCAAGGCCTTCTTGAGTGCCAGCGACCTGCGCAAGCATGAACGCACCCACCCTGTGCCCATGGGGACCCCCACACCCCTGGAGCCCCTGGTGGCTTTGCTAGGAATGCCTGAAGAGGGGCCGGCCTGAAGCCCATGAGCCCCCAGCACCACACTCCGGGAGCCCAGTCCCCATCGGGGGCTTCCTGTACCTCCTTTTGCCTGGCTCTGCTCTTTAGACTCCAGATCCCGACCCCTCAGCAACTAGCTCACCTGTCACCCAGCTAAGAGAGCTGGGACAGTGGAGGCTGGCAGAAGCTGAGACGTGACTGTCTAGGAGTAACACTCATTAAAGCTTTCATTTTGGCACCAGGTCGTCTTCTGTGTTCTGGTTGGGAGTGAATGGGTGGGATTTTGGGCATCAGGTAAGGTTCAGTGGAGACCCCTGGATCCACAGATTTGAAACTAGAAGGGTCTTTGGATGCAGTTTCCCAAAGTATGTTTCAGGATGCCTAGTGACAGAAGGTTTCATGGGCaggtaagaaaagaaattccCTGTGCCCTTCTTGGGATTCTTGGTGATCAAAACTTGGTGATCAAAAGTGGGCTGGGGTGGCCCTGGAGGAGCAGTCCTTCTGGCAGCTGGGAGCTGGCCTCTCCAGGCCCACTGCCCCCTTGTTGTGAGGGCCTGGGACTTAGGAATCTACCCTCAAAAGGGGTATTGTTCATTAAAATCTACCCATTTCCTCATAGAAAATACGTCTTCAATTGCCtggtggtggtggctcacacctgtaatcccagcactttgggaggctaaggcaggtggatcacctgaggtcagcagttctgagaccagcctagtcaacatggtgaaaccctgtctctattaaaattacaaaaattagccagatgtggtggcgcatgccatagtcccagctactcaggaggctgaggcaggagaatcacttgaacctgggaggtggaggttgcggtgagccaagatcccaccactgcactccagcctgggctacagagcaaaactctgcctcaaaaaaaaaaaaaaaaaaaattatcacaagCATTGATAAGTCCAACAGTGAATACATCTGTTTAGCTTTGTTTAGCCCATACTTGATTATGGAAACCTTTCACTgagtagttctacttttatccTTTCATAGATAATAAACTGTGGATAAAAATTAGTTATCTTTCCTTTATACTAAAgtaacaa comes from Symphalangus syndactylus isolate Jambi chromosome 11, NHGRI_mSymSyn1-v2.1_pri, whole genome shotgun sequence and encodes:
- the ZNF668 gene encoding zinc finger protein 668 isoform X2, whose amino-acid sequence is MEVEAAEAPSPAPGYKRSGRRYKCLSCTKTFPNAPRAARHAATHGPADCSEEVAEVKPKPETEAKAEEASGDKVSGSAAKPRPYACPLCPKAYKTAPELRSHGRSHTGEKPFPCPECGRRFMQPVCLRVHLASHAGELPFRCAHCPKAYGALSKLKIHQRGHTGERPYACADCGKSFADPSVFRKHRRTHAGLRPYSCERCGKAYAELKDLRNHERSHTGERPFLCSECGKSFSRSSSLTCHQRIHAAQKPYRCPACGKGFTQLSSYQSHERTHSGEKPFLCPRCGRMFSDPSSFRRHQRAHEGVKPYHCEKCGKDFRQPADLAMHRRVHTGDRPFKCLQCDKTFVASWDLKRHTLVHSGQRPFRCEECGRAFAERASLTKHSRVHSGERPFHCNACGKSFVVSSSLRKHERTHRSSEAAGVPPAQELVVGLALPVGVAGESSAAPAAGAGLGDPPAGLLGLPPESGGVMATQWQVVGMTVEHVECQDAGVREAPGPLEGAGEAGGEEADEKPPQFVCRECKETFSTMTLLRRHERSHPELRPFPCTQCGKSFSDRAGLRKHSRTHSSVRPYTCPHCPKAFLSASDLRKHERTHPVPMGTPTPLEPLVALLGMPEEGPA
- the ZNF668 gene encoding zinc finger protein 668 isoform X1 produces the protein MLGRKDVGVPRETPFTKAMEVEAAEAPSPAPGYKRSGRRYKCLSCTKTFPNAPRAARHAATHGPADCSEEVAEVKPKPETEAKAEEASGDKVSGSAAKPRPYACPLCPKAYKTAPELRSHGRSHTGEKPFPCPECGRRFMQPVCLRVHLASHAGELPFRCAHCPKAYGALSKLKIHQRGHTGERPYACADCGKSFADPSVFRKHRRTHAGLRPYSCERCGKAYAELKDLRNHERSHTGERPFLCSECGKSFSRSSSLTCHQRIHAAQKPYRCPACGKGFTQLSSYQSHERTHSGEKPFLCPRCGRMFSDPSSFRRHQRAHEGVKPYHCEKCGKDFRQPADLAMHRRVHTGDRPFKCLQCDKTFVASWDLKRHTLVHSGQRPFRCEECGRAFAERASLTKHSRVHSGERPFHCNACGKSFVVSSSLRKHERTHRSSEAAGVPPAQELVVGLALPVGVAGESSAAPAAGAGLGDPPAGLLGLPPESGGVMATQWQVVGMTVEHVECQDAGVREAPGPLEGAGEAGGEEADEKPPQFVCRECKETFSTMTLLRRHERSHPELRPFPCTQCGKSFSDRAGLRKHSRTHSSVRPYTCPHCPKAFLSASDLRKHERTHPVPMGTPTPLEPLVALLGMPEEGPA